A part of Dreissena polymorpha isolate Duluth1 chromosome 13, UMN_Dpol_1.0, whole genome shotgun sequence genomic DNA contains:
- the LOC127854812 gene encoding piggyBac transposable element-derived protein 4-like, producing MTNSNDVDSDDSLSEREDTDSSINWSDFELQPESESTDNEDNSEKNEVDREWSSTFSPLQINEFTQKPGPNLPATFDVNLAQPLDYFYLLFHPTMFSDMARHTNSYAAWQMQIKEQGDKRWEETSESDIKTFIGLLMMIGASPEPRVFWSEEPMFGSPGIKRTMSLSRFKQLIKYFQASDRNAQPLHGSDQYDWLYKIRPVLDHVSETFQNCFNYVR from the exons ATGACGAACTCAAATGATGTTGATTCCGACGATTCCTTATCGGAACGAGAAGACACTGACTCTTCGATAAATTGGTCCGACTTTGAGTTGCAACCGGAGTCAGAGTCGACGGACAATGAAGATAATTCGGAAAAAAATGAGGTGGACAGAGAATGGAGCTCAACATTTTCTCCTTTGCAG ATAAATGAATTTACACAAAAACCGGGGCCAAATCTGCCAGCAACATTTGACGTGAACCTCGCCCAACCATTGGATTATTTTTACCTCCTTTTTCACCCCACCATGTTCAGTGATATGGCGAGACATACTAACAGCTATGCAGCCTGGCAAATGCAGATTAAAGAGCAAGGAGACAAAAGATGGGAGGAAACATCAGAATCAGATATTAAAACCTTTATAGGGCTTCTCATGATGATAGGTGCTTCCCCTGAGCCAAGAGTATTCTGGAGTGAAGAACCCATGTTTGGAAGCCCAGGAATAAAACGTACAATGAGTTTGAGTCGTTTCAAGCAATTGATTAAGTACTTTCAGGCCTCTGACAGAAATGCCCAGCCTCTGCATGGGTCTGACCAGTATGACTGGCTGTACAAAATACGACCAGTGTTGGATCATGTATCGGAGACCTTTCAGAACTGCTTTAATTACGTTAGGTAG
- the LOC127855691 gene encoding collagenase 3-like gives MKENRTVMKTLLGLFLLGVQAFAPGTSCSLPNCPNKTQAYLTEFGYLNPDKSCTEDDLRAALTQFQSMNIGFNNLTVTGECDTITVAVMGMPRCGCEDIVKGNKPKVMQPPANLIGPQPYTLGMTKWGKRTLTWLVEKYPVRNRHLTNAQIDDAMKRGLDIWAQKTQLTFQRVTTKPADIVISFETRRHEPIPPYYDFDGPGNVLAHAFFPESGVVHFDDDESYVLGNDGGTELYIVAAHEFGHTLGISHSNVHEALMAPYYRYSTKLELHHDDVSAIQSLYGYQQNTPAPITNAPTRPPPPTQAPVYPPYCDISVDGAFQIDGVTYMFTQVLDNGLLKTFVYTVTAQGINEQKTAISEMFTKNSNSRYRGRAYPYRIDAAAYIPDRRYAFLFVGTRTYRYTKGQDGRFYLDEGYPKWMDVSEFPERPRAAVAMPYTRSKAHYMLIFGSTMVWDWNFGSDRVGAWAYPIDVFGRNMPQQVDAAYLDTTISSSNPSVIFIKGKEYFKFSVAYRRVMAGDENRSLKKDIFKRGCM, from the exons ATGAAGGAAAACAGAACGGTAATGAAGACGTTATTGGGGCTCTTTCTGCTGGGGGTTCAGGCCTTCGCCCCCGGGACCTCATGTTCGCTCCCGAACTGCCCAAATAAAACTCAG GCATATCTTACTGAGTTTGGCTACCTGAATCCCGACAAGTCCTGCACCGAAGACGACCTGCGGGCCGCTCTGACGCAGTTCCAGTCCATGAACATCGGCTTCAACAATCTCACGGTGACGGGCGAGTGCGACACCATAACAGTGGCGGTGATGGGTATGCCGCGCTGTGGCTGCGAGGACATCGTCAAGGGGAACAAGCCCAAGGTAATGCAGCCCCCGGCAAACCTTATCGGACCACAGCCGTACACGCTTGGGATGACGAAGTGGGGCAAAAGGACACTGACTTGGCTCGTAGAGAAATATCCAGTGAGGAATCGTCACTTAACTAATGCTCAGATTGATGACGCTATGAAACGGGGGCTGGACATCTGGGCACAGAAGACACAGCTTACGTTCCAAAGGGTCACCACGAAACCAGCTGATATTGTCATTAGTTTTGAGACGCGTCGTCATGAACCCATTCCGCCATACTACGATTTTGACGGCCCAGGTAATGTCCTTGCCCACGCGTTCTTCCCCGAATCCGGGGTCGTACATTTCGACGACGACGAATCGTATGTGCTCGGAAATGACGGGGGAACAGAACTGTACATAGTCGCCGCCCACGAGTTCGGCCACACACTCGGTATTTCCCACTCCAATGTACACGAAGCGCTTATGGCACCCTATTACCGCTATAGCACTAAACTGGAGCTCCACCATGATGATGTCTCTGCAATCCAGTCCCTATACGGGTATCAACAGAATACACCAGCACCGATAACCAACGCCCCTACTCGACCCCCACCGCCAACACAAGCTCCTGTCTACCCGCCATACTGCGATATCTCGGTGGATGGCGCTTTCCAGATCGACGGCGTCACGTACATGTTCACGCAGGTGCTTGACAACGGACTCTTAAAAACGTTTGTATACACGGTTACAGCGCAGGGAATCAACGAACAGAAAACGGCAATATCGGAAATGTTCACCAAGAACAGCAACAGTAGATACCGCGGTCGAGCCTACCCGTACCGCATTGACGCAGCCGCCTACATACCAGACCGGAGGTACGCATTCCTGTTCGTAGGCACGCGCACCTACCGATATACGAAGGGTCAAGACGGTCGCTTCTATCTAGATGAGGGTTATCCGAAATGGATGGACGTGTCGGAGTTTCCGGAGCGCCCACGAGCCGCCGTCGCTATGCCGTACACGCGCTCCAAAGCCCACTACATGCTCATATTCGGAAGCACCATGGTCTGGGATTGGAACTTCGGTAGCGATCGGGTCGGAGCCTGGGCCTATCCCATCGACGTGTTCGGCCGTAACATGCCCCAGCAAGTGGACGCGGCGTACCTTGATACaacaatcagcagcagcaaccCATCGGTAATCTTCATCAAGGGAAAAGAGTACTTCAAGTTCTCCGTCGCTTACCGCCGAGTCATGGCGGGCGATGAAAACCGCTCGCTGAAGAAGGACATTTTCAAGAGAGGATGCATGTGA
- the LOC127855592 gene encoding acyl-CoA-binding protein-like, whose product MSAAFNKAAEDVKGLKTQPADAEMLEIYALYKQVTVGDINTARPGMLDFKGKAKWDAWSGKKGMSKQDAEKSYIDLVDRLKQQYN is encoded by the exons ATGTCTGCG GCCTTCAACAAAGCTGCTGAAGATGTAAAGGGTTTAAAAACACAGCCAGCAGATGCAGAAATGCTGGAAATCTATGCCTTGTACAAGCAAGTCACAGTTGGGGACATCAATACTG cCCGCCCTGGCATGTTGGACTTCAAGGGAAAGGCCAAATGGGATGCCTGGAGTGGAAAGAAAG GCATGTCAAAGCAGGATGCAGAGAAAAGTTACATTGACCTGGTAGATCGACTGAAGCAGCAGTACAATTAA